From a region of the Sporosarcina ureilytica genome:
- a CDS encoding DUF2975 domain-containing protein encodes MKQVSTLFLRIAVIFIGLPVLAICIFLVPEIGHVAGQLLPEFASVKYFVFFLFYGSALPFYFALYQALKLLSYIDKSKAFSQFSVEALKKIKYCAITISSFHVLLLPLFYLFAEMDDAPGVIFVGLVVPFASMIIAVFAAVLQRLLQEAIQIKSENDLTV; translated from the coding sequence ATGAAACAAGTATCAACACTTTTTTTACGAATTGCTGTTATTTTTATTGGGCTTCCAGTGCTCGCGATCTGTATATTTTTAGTGCCTGAGATTGGGCATGTTGCCGGACAATTATTACCGGAATTTGCATCTGTTAAATATTTTGTGTTCTTTCTATTTTATGGTTCTGCGCTACCTTTTTACTTTGCCTTGTATCAGGCGCTGAAACTATTAAGTTATATTGACAAGAGTAAAGCCTTTTCGCAGTTCTCTGTAGAAGCTTTGAAGAAAATAAAATACTGTGCCATTACGATAAGTAGTTTCCATGTGCTCCTTTTGCCGTTATTTTATTTATTTGCCGAAATGGATGATGCCCCGGGAGTCATTTTTGTAGGGTTAGTTGTTCCGTTTGCTTCAATGATTATCGCTGTCTTTGCTGCTGTTTTACAGAGACTTTTACAAGAGGCAATTCAAATAAAATCTGAAAATGATTTAACGGTCTGA
- a CDS encoding TIGR04104 family putative zinc finger protein — translation MPVCENCKSKWSWKQTIKKTTTLNPAMACPNCGEKQYQTQSSKIKVSLLTAIVLLPLLFRSFFDIPKVVLLSSIPFLAVIALLLFPLLVKLSSEEEYII, via the coding sequence ATGCCTGTCTGTGAAAATTGCAAGAGCAAGTGGAGCTGGAAACAAACGATTAAAAAAACGACGACATTGAATCCTGCAATGGCTTGTCCTAATTGCGGGGAAAAACAATATCAAACACAATCGTCAAAAATAAAAGTGAGCCTTTTAACTGCTATTGTTTTATTGCCACTTCTATTTCGTAGTTTCTTTGATATTCCAAAAGTTGTCTTGCTGAGCTCAATCCCTTTTTTAGCCGTGATTGCTTTACTTCTGTTTCCATTATTAGTGAAGCTTAGTAGCGAGGAAGAATATATTATATGA
- a CDS encoding M23 family metallopeptidase: MFSAFLQIVMIQFVLPITFIVMLWKEKKTSQSEWLIQLLATIMIVSWTFQTGRWDWIGYYLRYLLIIMLFIGVFLSWKKIKKLPFHIKFTQKQKTSAGIHVFLIVVFGFNNVAALIGNFTQQQAIELTFPLKDGTYYVGHGGSHTQLNYHNAYEPQQFALDIVKLNKLGTRTTGFYPKELDKYAIYGEPLYSPCDGEVLESRSNLPDWTPPDKDAEHPEGNYVALACDNTNSIVYIAHMQQDSVKVEEGDRVKVADPIGWVGNSGNTSEPHLHIHAEKDGIGIPITFNEAFLVRNNLVK, translated from the coding sequence TTGTTTTCAGCTTTTCTGCAAATTGTAATGATTCAATTCGTACTACCTATCACCTTCATCGTTATGCTATGGAAAGAAAAGAAAACTAGTCAGTCCGAATGGCTGATTCAACTGTTGGCTACGATAATGATTGTTAGTTGGACATTTCAAACAGGTAGATGGGACTGGATTGGTTACTACTTGCGTTATCTTTTAATCATCATGTTGTTCATTGGGGTATTCCTATCTTGGAAAAAGATAAAAAAGCTACCCTTCCATATTAAATTTACGCAAAAACAAAAGACTAGCGCAGGTATTCATGTCTTCCTGATTGTCGTGTTTGGATTTAACAACGTCGCTGCTTTAATTGGTAATTTTACACAACAGCAAGCAATTGAATTAACTTTCCCATTAAAGGATGGAACCTATTACGTCGGGCATGGCGGAAGCCACACGCAGTTGAATTACCATAACGCTTATGAGCCTCAACAGTTTGCTTTAGATATTGTAAAACTGAATAAACTTGGTACTCGGACAACCGGGTTTTATCCGAAAGAACTAGACAAATACGCAATTTACGGAGAACCCCTATACAGCCCGTGTGATGGTGAAGTGCTAGAGTCCAGAAGTAACCTTCCTGACTGGACGCCCCCTGACAAAGATGCAGAGCACCCAGAAGGAAATTATGTTGCGCTAGCTTGTGATAACACGAATTCCATTGTTTACATCGCACATATGCAGCAAGACAGTGTAAAAGTGGAAGAAGGAGATCGTGTTAAAGTGGCAGACCCAATTGGATGGGTTGGTAATTCAGGCAACACGAGTGAACCCCACTTACACATTCATGCGGAAAAAGACGGGATTGGCATTCCAATCACATTTAATGAGGCATTTTTAGTTAGAAATAATCTAGTGAAATAG
- a CDS encoding helix-turn-helix domain-containing protein → MAIVINIDVMLAKRKMSVTELSERVGLTMANISILKNGKAKAIRLSTLDKICKALDCQPGDILEYKVDEEIVGK, encoded by the coding sequence ATGGCGATTGTGATTAACATAGATGTGATGTTAGCCAAAAGGAAGATGAGTGTTACCGAACTATCAGAAAGAGTGGGCCTCACGATGGCGAATATTTCTATTTTGAAAAATGGAAAGGCAAAGGCAATCCGTTTATCAACTTTGGATAAGATCTGTAAAGCGTTGGACTGTCAGCCTGGTGATATTTTGGAATACAAGGTTGATGAGGAGATTGTGGGCAAATAA
- a CDS encoding hexameric tyrosine-coordinated heme protein produces the protein MSNGQLQTLLTPTPEEGFKLAVKLAQKGVEVTQPSEEIRGMLRPVYSTDADSLISVSQVIAIYFQTVAFANNYWIL, from the coding sequence ATGTCGAACGGTCAGCTGCAAACGCTGCTCACACCAACGCCGGAGGAAGGTTTTAAATTAGCGGTTAAGCTTGCACAAAAAGGGGTAGAAGTTACACAGCCATCAGAAGAAATCAGGGGAATGTTACGTCCAGTCTATTCTACAGATGCAGATAGCTTAATATCGGTCTCACAAGTTATCGCCATATATTTTCAAACTGTTGCTTTTGCTAATAATTATTGGATTTTGTAA
- a CDS encoding DUF817 domain-containing protein, with protein sequence MGAFKQLFHFGWEQALSCVFPVVIFGSLALTKIISLPFLPRYDWLLIIFLFMQWWMVRSGLETKDELKVITLFHIIGLALEIFKVNMGSWSYPEEGFFKVFGVPLYSGFMYASVASYLCQAWRRLNVELVKWPPFFVVVPLATAIYLNFFIHHFWVDIRWWLAGLVMIVFFRSWVLYEVNGARYRMPLALSFVLIGFFIWVAENIATFFNAWEYPNQADAWSLVHLGKVSSWVLLVIVSFLIVATLKQIKKKYRHG encoded by the coding sequence GTGGGCGCATTCAAACAACTTTTTCATTTCGGTTGGGAGCAGGCTTTGTCTTGTGTATTTCCTGTTGTGATTTTCGGGAGTTTAGCTTTAACGAAAATAATCTCCCTTCCTTTTTTGCCAAGGTATGATTGGCTGCTGATTATCTTCCTTTTCATGCAATGGTGGATGGTGCGCTCTGGGCTTGAAACGAAAGATGAATTAAAAGTAATTACGTTGTTTCATATCATTGGTTTAGCGCTTGAAATTTTCAAAGTGAATATGGGCTCCTGGTCCTATCCAGAGGAAGGGTTCTTCAAAGTTTTTGGCGTGCCTTTGTACAGTGGATTTATGTATGCAAGTGTAGCGAGCTATCTTTGTCAGGCATGGAGGCGTTTGAACGTTGAACTCGTTAAATGGCCACCTTTTTTCGTCGTCGTTCCCCTTGCAACCGCGATATACTTGAATTTTTTCATTCACCACTTCTGGGTTGACATTCGATGGTGGTTAGCTGGGCTTGTCATGATTGTCTTTTTTCGGTCCTGGGTTTTGTATGAGGTTAATGGAGCTCGTTATCGTATGCCGCTTGCCTTATCATTTGTGCTCATCGGATTTTTCATATGGGTGGCGGAAAACATTGCGACATTCTTTAATGCTTGGGAATACCCGAATCAAGCCGACGCATGGAGTCTAGTTCATCTGGGAAAAGTGAGTTCGTGGGTGTTATTAGTCATTGTTAGTTTTCTAATTGTAGCAACGTTAAAACAGATAAAGAAGAAATATAGGCATGGGTGA
- a CDS encoding NUDIX hydrolase — protein MEQQVYTPPKHIVSAATIVLNEENELLLIKGPRRGWEMPGGQVEEGESLKDAAIRETKEESGIDVEILKFCGIFQNVERSICNTLFLAKPIGGKPTTSPESLEVGYFPIDKALEMVTVSNFRQRIEYCLDERMHPFYVAF, from the coding sequence GTGGAACAACAAGTTTACACACCGCCAAAACATATCGTTTCAGCAGCAACGATTGTGCTGAATGAAGAAAATGAGCTTCTATTAATTAAAGGGCCGCGAAGAGGATGGGAAATGCCAGGTGGTCAGGTTGAGGAAGGAGAATCTTTGAAAGACGCCGCCATTAGGGAAACGAAAGAAGAGTCAGGGATTGATGTAGAGATTTTAAAGTTTTGCGGCATATTTCAAAACGTGGAACGATCCATTTGCAATACCCTGTTCCTTGCAAAGCCTATTGGCGGCAAGCCGACAACTTCCCCGGAAAGCTTGGAGGTCGGGTATTTTCCTATTGATAAAGCATTAGAAATGGTGACTGTAAGCAACTTTAGACAAAGGATTGAATATTGTTTGGATGAAAGGATGCATCCGTTTTACGTAGCATTTTAA
- a CDS encoding MBL fold metallo-hydrolase — translation MFYKSFTDQNLAQNAYLVGCQRTGDAVIIDPPREFDHILAIAKEEGLRVTAAADTHIHADYISGARQLAVEHGAKLYLSDEGDKNWKYEYTEGIDVELVKEGATFSVGNIDFEVWHTPGHTPESISFILTDRGGGATGPMGIFTGDFVFVGDVGRPDLLEEAAGIMGTADSGARDMFKSIERFKELPDHLVVWPGHGAGSACGKSLGSVPISTVGYEKQFNWALQFDDEELFVKDLLKEQPEAPVYFAEMKKLNKVGPAVLKHEDIDVLLDTASFEAAMAGDNTLVIDTRAAAVVEKTLVPGSINIPFNKSFTNWAGWLAKYDEQLLLIAEEENHEKVVIALQSIGLDHIVAIVDPIALEGLTLQSYDTLSVEAFMEEMKAANTFVVDVRNDAEWHDGHLEEANHLFLGKLRTTEMPAQKKLLIHCQSGVRSAIAATVLKARGFEDVAQLEGGYNALGI, via the coding sequence ATGTTTTACAAATCATTCACAGATCAAAACTTGGCGCAAAATGCTTATTTGGTAGGTTGTCAGAGAACAGGTGATGCGGTGATTATTGACCCTCCACGTGAGTTTGATCATATTTTAGCTATTGCGAAAGAGGAAGGTTTACGTGTGACAGCCGCAGCGGATACACATATTCATGCAGATTATATTTCGGGTGCACGTCAGCTCGCTGTTGAACATGGCGCGAAATTGTATTTGTCTGATGAAGGGGATAAAAACTGGAAGTATGAATATACAGAAGGCATCGATGTGGAATTGGTGAAAGAGGGAGCTACATTTTCTGTCGGGAACATCGACTTTGAAGTATGGCATACGCCAGGACATACCCCGGAGAGTATTTCGTTTATCTTAACGGATCGTGGTGGTGGTGCGACAGGTCCGATGGGGATTTTCACTGGAGACTTCGTTTTTGTTGGCGATGTAGGACGTCCGGATTTATTGGAAGAGGCGGCAGGCATTATGGGAACGGCTGATAGCGGGGCGCGTGATATGTTCAAATCGATTGAACGCTTTAAAGAGTTACCAGATCATTTAGTCGTCTGGCCGGGCCATGGTGCAGGTTCTGCTTGCGGAAAGTCACTTGGGTCTGTTCCGATTTCAACAGTAGGCTACGAAAAACAATTCAACTGGGCACTTCAGTTTGACGATGAAGAATTGTTCGTAAAGGATTTGTTGAAAGAACAGCCAGAAGCACCTGTTTATTTTGCAGAAATGAAAAAGCTAAACAAGGTTGGTCCTGCTGTTTTAAAGCATGAAGACATCGATGTGCTGTTAGATACGGCATCATTTGAAGCTGCAATGGCTGGGGACAATACCCTTGTCATTGATACAAGAGCGGCTGCTGTTGTGGAGAAAACCCTTGTACCAGGATCCATCAACATTCCTTTCAATAAATCATTTACGAACTGGGCGGGCTGGCTTGCGAAATACGATGAGCAATTGCTTTTAATTGCAGAGGAAGAAAATCATGAAAAAGTCGTGATTGCATTACAGTCTATCGGATTGGATCATATTGTCGCGATTGTCGATCCAATCGCACTGGAAGGGTTGACATTGCAATCCTATGACACACTGTCTGTTGAGGCATTTATGGAGGAAATGAAAGCAGCGAATACATTTGTAGTGGATGTGAGAAACGATGCTGAGTGGCATGACGGTCATTTAGAAGAAGCGAACCATCTGTTTCTTGGGAAATTACGTACGACTGAAATGCCAGCGCAGAAAAAACTGCTCATTCATTGTCAAAGTGGTGTGAGATCCGCAATTGCTGCAACTGTTTTAAAAGCACGCGGTTTCGAGGATGTCGCGCAACTTGAGGGTGGGTACAACGCTTTAGGGATTTAG
- a CDS encoding DsbA family oxidoreductase, translating to MKIEVWSDIACPFCYIGKRKLEEALDRFPHKDQVKIEFKSFELDSNAELYDGKSYYEKLSSKHGMRIGQAKHFSASIALQAKNIGLTFNFEELKSTNTFDAHRLIKFGMSHGKETTVIEKLFYAYFTEARDIGDLETLADIAEASGLERKETLEVLHDKTLYANDVRSDESDAKRYGITGVPYFIFNKKHTISGAQPTIAFVRTLQKVWEEENPWCQSLKQT from the coding sequence ATGAAAATTGAAGTTTGGTCTGATATCGCATGTCCATTTTGTTATATTGGAAAGCGTAAATTAGAAGAGGCGTTGGATCGATTTCCCCATAAGGATCAAGTGAAGATTGAGTTTAAAAGCTTTGAGCTAGATTCAAATGCAGAGTTATACGATGGGAAAAGCTATTACGAAAAATTATCATCGAAACATGGCATGAGGATTGGGCAGGCAAAACACTTTTCTGCAAGTATCGCCCTGCAGGCAAAGAATATTGGTTTGACATTCAATTTTGAAGAGCTGAAATCAACAAATACGTTCGATGCTCATCGTTTAATAAAGTTCGGTATGTCTCATGGAAAAGAAACAACTGTTATAGAAAAATTATTTTATGCCTACTTCACTGAAGCCAGGGATATAGGAGATCTTGAAACACTTGCGGATATCGCGGAAGCATCAGGTTTAGAAAGAAAAGAAACTTTAGAGGTTCTACATGACAAGACTCTTTATGCAAATGACGTAAGGTCAGACGAGAGTGATGCGAAGCGATATGGGATTACCGGAGTCCCTTATTTTATTTTCAATAAAAAACATACGATTTCGGGTGCACAGCCAACGATAGCATTTGTTAGGACACTTCAAAAAGTGTGGGAAGAGGAGAATCCTTGGTGCCAGTCACTCAAACAAACATGA